The following proteins come from a genomic window of Candidatus Brocadiaceae bacterium:
- a CDS encoding flippase-like domain-containing protein: MKTGRDRLAWLAVGLAISVAALAYLIVGLWGAWGGLWAAVREARYGYVVASVALLAVMYALRVVRWRVLLQPVGDVAWGAIAGATCIGFMSSCVLPLRPGELIRPYALHRLGGVSFGDAAGTAVGLERVLDLFGVCCLVLLTWALLRGEPSNADFVAVLVDRGIWFAALTAVGLGGLGFLAFFPRPSMRAARFVLRPVPSPLRSRLLGFTGSATRSMEFLRGPRRVLVAAVLSLAVWMMFPLSTYALAHAFDLRLGFAAALVVQVCVLAAVALPQAPGFIGPFHVATLKATELFGVGQGDAGAFAMMLWAVNVVPITVAGLAFLRRERLNLLELADASAEAADRVDAPTAG; this comes from the coding sequence TTGAAGACAGGGCGAGACCGTCTGGCGTGGCTCGCCGTCGGCCTGGCGATCAGTGTGGCGGCCCTCGCCTATCTGATCGTGGGGCTGTGGGGGGCCTGGGGCGGCCTGTGGGCGGCCGTCCGGGAGGCGCGCTACGGGTACGTCGTGGCCTCGGTTGCCCTTCTGGCCGTCATGTACGCACTGCGGGTGGTGCGCTGGCGGGTGCTCCTACAGCCGGTCGGCGACGTCGCCTGGGGAGCCATTGCGGGGGCCACGTGCATCGGCTTCATGTCGAGCTGCGTGCTGCCCCTGCGGCCCGGCGAGCTGATCCGCCCCTACGCGCTCCACCGGCTCGGGGGCGTCTCGTTCGGCGATGCGGCGGGCACGGCCGTCGGGCTGGAACGCGTCCTCGACCTGTTCGGCGTCTGCTGCCTGGTGCTGCTGACCTGGGCGCTGCTGCGCGGGGAGCCGTCCAACGCAGACTTCGTGGCGGTGCTGGTGGACAGGGGCATCTGGTTCGCCGCCCTGACGGCGGTCGGGCTCGGGGGGCTGGGGTTCCTGGCGTTCTTCCCCCGGCCGTCGATGCGGGCCGCGCGGTTCGTGCTCCGACCGGTGCCGTCGCCCCTGCGTTCGCGGCTGCTGGGTTTTACGGGTTCGGCGACGCGCTCGATGGAGTTCCTGCGGGGGCCGCGCCGCGTTCTGGTGGCGGCGGTGCTGTCGCTGGCCGTCTGGATGATGTTCCCGCTGAGCACGTATGCGCTGGCCCACGCGTTCGACCTGCGGCTGGGCTTCGCGGCGGCCCTGGTCGTTCAGGTCTGCGTGTTGGCGGCCGTGGCGCTTCCGCAGGCGCCGGGCTTCATCGGCCCGTTCCACGTGGCCACGCTGAAGGCCACCGAGCTGTTCGGCGTGGGCCAGGGGGATGCCGGGGCGTTTGCGATGATGCTCTGGGCGGTGAACGTGGTCCCGATCACGGTCGCCGGGCTGGCGTTTCTGCGGCGGGAACGGCTGAACCTGCTGGAGCTGGCGGATGCGAGCGCAGAGGCGGCGGACCGGGTGGACGCGCCCACGGCGGGGTGA
- a CDS encoding SpoIIE family protein phosphatase, which translates to MTRSEKPRETGPDGERPAEQRARRCQEELDSLRAKLRQSEARVEALETQLREAQINAPPPGIGEREMRLLAEQLERQAVLLERDEQVGRELQRNLQPVVEGAFEGLHFAIETLPGARVGGDFYDIINLSDNFVAFLIADVSGYGLPAAVIMATGRLAFRTAAASEQRPRIIMENVNRQMLRSTLAGHYLTAFLGVLDTELLTLQYVNASHCSPFLIRDGEVTPLDTEGLFVGMFEDPQYEQKSMQLDKHDRLFLYTDGLLHAFDEKDRPQSQKLLCEYLEKNGALSIEELIGGLTGRLDHPDDDVAVMGVELLLEKAQRKTITMPSLPRELIHAETAILPVLENLGYGERIIFAVKLALEEAVINAIKHGNELDDTKRVTVSFSVDENRAVISVADEGEGFDPNALPDPTAEDYLMATSGRGVALIRAYMDEVRFNDKGTEITMIKYAPWVAGKHS; encoded by the coding sequence ATGACGCGTTCCGAGAAGCCGCGCGAGACCGGACCCGACGGCGAGCGTCCGGCCGAACAGAGAGCCAGGCGTTGCCAGGAGGAGCTTGACTCCCTGAGGGCGAAGTTGCGCCAGTCGGAGGCGCGCGTGGAAGCACTCGAGACGCAGTTGCGCGAGGCGCAGATCAATGCCCCGCCGCCCGGCATCGGGGAGCGGGAGATGCGCCTGCTGGCCGAGCAACTGGAACGCCAGGCGGTGCTGCTGGAGCGCGACGAGCAGGTCGGGCGCGAACTCCAGCGCAACCTGCAACCGGTGGTGGAGGGCGCCTTCGAGGGCCTCCACTTCGCCATCGAGACCCTGCCGGGCGCGCGGGTCGGCGGCGACTTCTACGACATCATCAACCTGTCGGACAACTTCGTGGCCTTCCTGATCGCCGACGTGTCCGGCTACGGCCTGCCCGCCGCCGTCATCATGGCCACCGGCCGCCTGGCCTTCCGCACCGCAGCGGCATCCGAACAGCGGCCGCGCATCATCATGGAGAACGTCAACCGCCAGATGCTCCGCAGCACGCTGGCGGGGCACTACCTGACGGCCTTCCTGGGGGTGCTCGACACCGAACTGCTCACGCTCCAGTATGTGAACGCGTCGCACTGTTCGCCGTTCCTGATTCGGGACGGCGAGGTGACGCCGCTGGACACCGAGGGCCTGTTCGTCGGCATGTTCGAGGACCCGCAGTACGAACAGAAGAGCATGCAACTGGACAAGCATGACCGCCTGTTCCTCTACACGGACGGGCTTCTGCATGCGTTCGACGAGAAGGACCGGCCGCAGTCCCAGAAGCTGCTCTGCGAGTACCTGGAGAAGAACGGCGCCCTGAGCATCGAGGAGCTGATCGGGGGACTGACCGGGCGCCTGGACCATCCGGACGACGACGTGGCGGTCATGGGCGTGGAGCTGCTGCTGGAGAAGGCGCAGCGCAAGACGATCACGATGCCGAGCCTGCCGCGCGAGCTGATCCACGCCGAGACGGCCATCCTGCCGGTCCTGGAGAACCTGGGCTACGGCGAGCGCATCATCTTCGCCGTGAAGCTGGCCCTGGAAGAGGCGGTCATCAACGCGATCAAGCATGGAAACGAGCTGGACGACACCAAGCGCGTGACCGTTTCGTTCAGCGTGGACGAGAACAGAGCCGTCATCTCGGTCGCCGACGAAGGGGAGGGGTTCGATCCGAACGCGTTGCCCGATCCCACGGCCGAGGACTACCTGATGGCCACCTCGGGCCGCGGCGTGGCCCTGATCCGCGCCTACATGGACGAGGTGCGGTTCAACGACAAGGGCACCGAGATCACCATGATCAAGTACGCACCCTGGGTGGCGGGCAAGCACTCTTAG
- a CDS encoding PQQ-binding-like beta-propeller repeat protein: MRFASQRFLALLAVLTTVALVSCVTAGARKPAPAPSKLAPHNAVFDLEQEGLKCLWRQELGQLTDNRRLRDLYSTGPLVVVEAGGGEIHCLDADTGIWKATTVMIDKLDAPPTALGDRLALVVKNSVVLYDLATGAIDRPHPCGFPLTAQPVSHKGVLYLAGGDGKIARLSPDERMPEWLVSLRGPIFSRPTIAGEHLLAASPMGVVVWDTFKDRDRVRWSPKTGVRLSSGVAQVADRIYVGDDRGLLYSLDADTGEWLWQRIFDGPIREDLRVVGTDLLVLTDNPSLICLDAAGDRQQRWRVAGVTQVISVGRNAVYAAMGPDRVVAISRDTGEPLWSDTLPPDCRITGSEQGPTFFIADTAGSIVAFTELD, encoded by the coding sequence ATGAGATTCGCTTCGCAACGATTTCTCGCTCTGCTTGCTGTTCTGACGACCGTGGCTCTCGTCTCTTGCGTGACGGCCGGTGCCCGCAAGCCCGCGCCCGCCCCCTCGAAGCTGGCCCCCCACAACGCCGTCTTCGACCTGGAACAGGAGGGGCTCAAATGCCTCTGGCGGCAGGAACTCGGCCAGTTGACGGACAACCGCCGGCTGCGGGACCTCTACAGCACCGGGCCCCTTGTGGTCGTTGAGGCCGGCGGCGGCGAGATCCACTGCCTCGACGCCGACACCGGCATCTGGAAGGCCACCACCGTGATGATCGACAAGCTGGACGCGCCGCCCACGGCTCTCGGCGACCGCCTGGCCCTCGTGGTCAAGAACAGCGTCGTTCTCTACGATCTGGCCACCGGCGCGATCGACCGGCCGCACCCGTGCGGCTTCCCCCTCACGGCCCAGCCGGTCTCGCACAAGGGCGTCCTGTACCTGGCCGGCGGCGATGGGAAGATCGCCCGGCTGAGTCCCGACGAGCGCATGCCCGAATGGCTCGTCTCGCTTCGCGGCCCCATCTTCAGCCGGCCCACCATCGCCGGCGAACACCTGCTGGCCGCCTCGCCCATGGGCGTGGTGGTCTGGGACACGTTCAAGGACAGGGACCGCGTGCGCTGGTCGCCCAAGACGGGCGTGCGGCTCTCGTCGGGCGTCGCCCAGGTGGCCGATCGAATCTACGTCGGCGACGACCGCGGCCTGCTCTACTCGCTCGATGCGGACACCGGCGAATGGCTCTGGCAGCGCATCTTCGACGGCCCCATCCGGGAGGACCTGCGGGTGGTCGGGACCGACCTGCTGGTGCTGACCGACAACCCCAGCCTGATCTGCCTCGATGCCGCCGGCGACCGTCAGCAGCGCTGGCGGGTTGCAGGGGTCACGCAGGTGATCAGCGTCGGCCGGAACGCCGTCTACGCTGCCATGGGGCCGGACCGGGTCGTCGCCATCTCCCGGGACACGGGCGAGCCGCTCTGGTCCGACACCCTCCCGCCCGACTGCCGGATCACCGGCTCCGAACAGGGCCCGACCTTCTTCATCGCCGACACGGCCGGGTCGATCGTGGCCTTCACCGAGCTGGACTGA
- a CDS encoding STAS domain-containing protein yields MREESAESARIEQELRDDVVVLHMSGQMRETGAEALRAELDRLVEEGHYRLIFDLSNISFISSVGLGQMMRAFRATTSNGGYVRIVNPQPLVEEVFRFTKLHTLIGIFPTVEDAIAAE; encoded by the coding sequence ATGCGCGAAGAATCTGCCGAAAGCGCCAGGATCGAACAGGAGTTGCGCGACGACGTCGTCGTTCTCCACATGTCCGGTCAGATGCGCGAGACCGGCGCCGAAGCGCTCCGGGCGGAGCTCGACCGGCTGGTTGAAGAGGGGCATTACAGGCTGATCTTCGACCTGAGCAACATCTCGTTCATCAGTTCCGTCGGGTTGGGCCAGATGATGCGCGCGTTCCGCGCCACCACCAGCAACGGCGGCTACGTCCGCATCGTCAACCCGCAGCCCCTGGTGGAAGAAGTGTTCCGGTTCACGAAGCTGCACACCCTGATCGGCATCTTCCCGACCGTCGAGGACGCCATCGCCGCCGAATGA